A region from the Nematostella vectensis chromosome 13, jaNemVect1.1, whole genome shotgun sequence genome encodes:
- the LOC5515843 gene encoding uncharacterized protein LOC5515843, whose amino-acid sequence MQCLETGSRPLLVDHKQSAVKGEIKIRKLCEDRRRKWLANIARKDLDDKKAENTRVCSNHFISGKPADIMDTTNPDWAPTVNLGHSNVGDVSMAVNRNARAKSRQKKREEIIEQGRVDMANTSQEIEITSHDFEDPTSSIKSTPEEFELNKSAQTEHTPTRDQACQTDIGMSQLEEEKNLPSKCP is encoded by the exons ATGCAATGCCTTGAAACCGGAAGTCGGCCATTGCTGGTGGACCATAAACAAAGCGCCGTCAAAG GGGAGATAAAAATTCGCAAGTTGTGCGAAGATCGCAGACGAAAGTGGTTAGCAAATATTGCCAGAAAAGACTTAGACGATAAAAAGGCTGAAAATACCAGAGTTTGCAGCAACCATTTTATTAGTG GTAAACCTGCTGATATTATGGACACAACAAATCCCGATTGGGCTCCAACGGTTAATTTAGGACACAGCAACGTTGGTGATGTTTCCATGGCGGTCAACAGAAATGCACGCGCGAAATCAAGGCAAAAAAAGCGCGAAGAAATCATAGAGCAAGGAAGAGTTGATATGGCCAATACTTCTCAAGAGATTGAAATAACATCCCATGACTTTGAAGATCCGACAAGTAGCA TAAAAAGTACTCCAGAAGAGTTTGAATTAAATAAATCAGCTCAAACTGAACATACCCCAACAAGAGATCAGGCATGTCAAACAGACATTGGCATGAGTCAATTGGAGGAAGAAAAAAATTTACCTTCAAAGTGTCCTTGA